The following are from one region of the Cetobacterium somerae genome:
- a CDS encoding lipopolysaccharide core heptose(II) kinase RfaY: MEKILCNSEADFNLVNKIKREEFKVIKDLKSDDRSKVTLIDIDGNKYVYKIPKEKNNRIWQRITSLIRGSESKREYENYLRIKENGFKGPVPIMYWERKNFGICVDSFLVSSYLSGKPATQKNLKLVEKELRKIHARGYLHGDSQLSNFIVENNEIYLIDAKLMKNKYGKAGEAYEFIYLEESCHKEIDIYDKNTLSYKFAKSLNSYLHWIGRVKKAIRGKER, translated from the coding sequence ATGGAAAAAATATTATGTAATAGCGAAGCAGATTTTAATTTAGTTAATAAAATTAAAAGAGAAGAATTTAAAGTTATTAAAGATTTAAAAAGTGATGACAGAAGTAAGGTGACATTAATTGATATTGATGGAAATAAATATGTTTATAAAATTCCTAAAGAAAAGAATAATCGTATATGGCAAAGAATAACTTCCCTAATCAGGGGAAGTGAAAGTAAACGAGAATATGAAAATTATTTAAGAATAAAAGAGAATGGTTTTAAAGGACCTGTTCCTATAATGTATTGGGAGAGAAAAAATTTTGGAATATGTGTTGATTCATTTTTAGTGAGTTCGTATTTATCTGGAAAACCAGCAACTCAAAAAAATTTAAAATTAGTGGAAAAAGAATTGAGAAAAATACATGCTAGAGGTTATTTACATGGGGATTCCCAATTGAGTAATTTTATAGTGGAAAATAATGAAATTTATTTAATAGATGCAAAATTAATGAAAAATAAATATGGAAAAGCAGGGGAGGCATATGAATTTATATATTTAGAAGAAAGTTGTCATAAAGAGATTGATATTTATGATAAAAATACTCTAAGTTATAAATTCGCAAAAAGTTTAAATAGTTACCTGCATTGGATTGGAAGAGTGAAAAAAGCAATTCGAGGAAAGGAAAGATAA
- a CDS encoding glycosyltransferase family 9 protein yields MAHTYKRIIIARTDKIGDLILSIPSFFMIRKMYPEAEITLLVRNYNYNIVKNLPYINRVVQIDRYRQKELLEKIKYFNADVFIALYVDNFVMELAKASKAKIKIGPLSKIKSFFIFNKGVLQKRSKSIKHEAEYNLDLIKKLDKKLFEDRFEINTQIFLDKSNLEAAEKFFKDNSIGDKVLVVNPFMGGSAKNITDDQYADILREIIDREKDIDVIVTAHISDEDRGLDLLEKIGRDRVYLFANGGELLNIGAVINRAKVYFGGSTGPTHIAGSLQKSIVALYPKKATQSSIRWGVFGNEDVTYIIPDENTKENYKHKDFDSYNEKIKEKIVQAIIDRLER; encoded by the coding sequence ATGGCTCATACTTACAAAAGAATAATAATAGCAAGAACGGATAAAATAGGTGACTTAATTCTATCAATTCCTAGTTTTTTTATGATTAGAAAAATGTATCCTGAAGCTGAAATAACTTTATTAGTAAGAAATTATAACTATAATATAGTAAAAAATCTACCCTATATAAATAGGGTTGTTCAAATAGATAGATATAGACAAAAAGAGCTTTTAGAAAAAATAAAATATTTTAATGCAGATGTTTTCATAGCATTATATGTTGATAATTTTGTAATGGAATTAGCAAAAGCAAGTAAGGCTAAAATAAAAATAGGACCATTGTCAAAAATAAAATCTTTTTTTATATTTAATAAAGGAGTTTTACAAAAAAGATCTAAATCAATAAAACATGAAGCAGAATATAATTTAGATTTAATAAAAAAACTTGATAAGAAACTTTTTGAAGATAGATTTGAAATAAATACTCAGATTTTTCTAGATAAAAGTAATTTAGAGGCTGCTGAAAAATTTTTCAAAGATAATAGTATTGGAGATAAAGTGTTAGTTGTAAATCCGTTTATGGGTGGGTCTGCAAAAAATATAACTGATGACCAGTATGCAGATATTTTAAGAGAAATTATAGACAGAGAAAAAGATATTGATGTAATTGTAACAGCACATATCTCTGATGAAGATAGAGGGTTAGATCTCTTAGAAAAAATAGGAAGAGATAGAGTGTACCTTTTTGCAAATGGAGGAGAACTTTTAAATATAGGAGCAGTTATAAATAGAGCTAAAGTTTATTTTGGAGGTTCAACAGGACCAACTCATATAGCAGGTTCATTACAAAAGAGCATTGTAGCGTTATATCCTAAAAAAGCAACACAAAGTTCTATAAGATGGGGCGTTTTTGGTAATGAAGATGTTACATATATAATACCAGATGAAAATACGAAAGAAAATTATAAACACAAAGATTTTGATTCGTATAATGAAAAAATTAAAGAAAAAATAGTTCAGGCAATAATAGATAGATTGGAGAGATAA
- the recA gene encoding recombinase RecA: MAKKSVDTTTDKSKALETALKQIRKDFGEGSIMKLGENQGMNIEVIPTGSINLDLALGLGGVPRGRIIEVYGAESSGKTTIALHIVAQAQKMGGVAAFIDAEHALDPVYAKALGVDVEELLISQPDFGEQALEIADMLVRSGAIDVIVVDSVAALVPKAEIDGEMSDQQMGLQARLMSKALRKLTGSINKSKTTMIFINQVRDKIGGFSFGPQTTTTGGKALKFYSSVRMEVKRVGSVKQGEEAIGNETVVKVTKNKVAPPFKEAKFQIMYGKGISRVGEILDMALDNDIVAKSGAWFSFGDIRLGQGKENVKARLETEPELLAAIEEKINQLLEKNTIVLHASEGEEVEAEEITEE, from the coding sequence ATGGCAAAAAAATCAGTAGATACAACAACAGATAAGTCAAAGGCTTTAGAAACAGCGTTAAAACAGATAAGAAAAGATTTTGGAGAAGGATCAATAATGAAACTTGGAGAAAACCAAGGTATGAATATTGAAGTTATTCCAACAGGAAGTATAAATTTAGATTTAGCTCTTGGTTTAGGAGGAGTTCCTAGAGGAAGAATTATAGAAGTGTATGGTGCAGAGAGTTCAGGTAAAACTACAATAGCATTACATATAGTAGCTCAAGCACAAAAAATGGGAGGAGTAGCTGCATTTATAGATGCTGAACATGCTTTAGATCCAGTATATGCAAAAGCTTTAGGTGTAGATGTAGAAGAATTATTAATTTCACAACCAGACTTTGGAGAGCAAGCATTAGAAATTGCTGATATGCTAGTTAGATCAGGAGCAATTGATGTTATAGTTGTTGACTCTGTGGCAGCATTAGTTCCAAAGGCAGAGATTGATGGAGAAATGTCAGATCAGCAAATGGGACTTCAAGCTAGATTAATGTCGAAAGCTTTAAGAAAATTAACTGGTTCTATAAATAAATCAAAAACAACAATGATTTTTATAAACCAAGTTAGAGATAAAATTGGTGGATTTAGTTTTGGACCTCAAACAACTACAACAGGTGGAAAAGCTCTTAAATTCTATTCTTCGGTAAGAATGGAAGTTAAAAGGGTAGGTAGTGTAAAACAAGGTGAAGAAGCTATAGGTAACGAAACAGTAGTGAAAGTTACAAAAAATAAAGTAGCTCCTCCGTTTAAAGAAGCTAAGTTCCAAATTATGTATGGAAAAGGAATATCTAGAGTAGGAGAGATTTTAGATATGGCTTTAGATAATGATATAGTTGCAAAATCAGGAGCATGGTTCAGCTTTGGTGATATTAGATTAGGTCAAGGTAAAGAAAATGTAAAAGCTAGATTAGAAACTGAGCCAGAGTTATTAGCAGCAATTGAAGAAAAAATAAACCAACTTCTAGAAAAAAATACAATAGTACTTCATGCATCAGAAGGAGAAGAAGTTGAAGCTGAAGAGATTACAGAAGAATAA
- a CDS encoding regulatory protein RecX → MKLKRLQKNKFIFENGLSIGLNNEIVNKYDLKRREELSREEYLQVLELAALSTSYYYLAKRDYTKKEIYNKLLQKYWEKPPIVKVVKRLEEAGYINDKEFAITYAKSKKYGKKKIAYDLKLKGITSEVIQEALSFYEEDDELEELSKAWDKLGMKEEHKKIASLMRKGFSYSDIKRVITKKREEEC, encoded by the coding sequence TTGAAGCTGAAGAGATTACAGAAGAATAAGTTTATCTTCGAAAATGGATTGAGCATAGGTCTAAATAATGAAATAGTAAATAAATATGATTTGAAAAGGAGAGAGGAGCTATCTCGCGAGGAATACTTACAAGTGTTAGAGTTGGCTGCTCTCTCTACTTCATATTACTATTTAGCTAAAAGGGACTATACAAAAAAAGAGATATATAACAAATTATTGCAAAAGTATTGGGAAAAACCTCCAATAGTAAAAGTGGTAAAAAGATTAGAAGAAGCTGGTTATATTAATGATAAAGAGTTTGCAATAACGTATGCAAAAAGCAAAAAATATGGTAAGAAAAAAATAGCATATGATTTAAAATTAAAAGGAATAACTTCTGAAGTTATACAGGAGGCGTTAAGTTTTTATGAAGAGGATGATGAGTTAGAGGAATTATCTAAGGCATGGGATAAACTAGGAATGAAAGAGGAACATAAAAAAATAGCCTCTCTTATGCGAAAAGGGTTTTCATACAGTGACATAAAAAGAGTTATAACTAAAAAAAGGGAGGAAGAATGTTAA
- the waaF gene encoding lipopolysaccharide heptosyltransferase II has protein sequence MKILVIHTAFIGDIVLSTPLLKRIKEVYPEAKITYVTTPIGATILRNNPNVTEIIEYDKRGNHSGIKGLLALGRRLRYENFNMVLTPHRYLRSSILAWLTRSPKRVGYDIASGSCLFTDRINYDKSKHEVDKLLSFMGKVPENSREKYPIELYPNKKDIDVVDKIWNENNFNDQEIIAVAPGSKWFTKKWPLEYFNEVIDLLVENGKKVIVIGGKDELYLNVNIQQDVLDLRGKTTLLELAEVLKRVKVVLTNDSSPIHIASAFKKTSILAIFGPTVKEFGFFPWSENSEVLEIENLSCRPCAIHGGDKCPKGHFKCMLDIKPKQVYEKILQILKRV, from the coding sequence GTGAAAATATTAGTAATACATACAGCTTTTATAGGAGATATTGTTTTATCAACACCGTTATTAAAAAGAATAAAAGAGGTATATCCAGAAGCAAAAATTACTTATGTAACTACTCCTATTGGGGCAACTATTTTGAGAAATAATCCAAATGTAACTGAGATAATAGAATATGATAAAAGAGGTAATCATTCAGGAATTAAGGGATTATTAGCATTGGGTAGAAGATTGAGATATGAAAATTTCAATATGGTATTAACACCTCATAGATATTTAAGAAGTTCTATTTTAGCTTGGTTAACAAGATCTCCAAAGAGAGTCGGTTATGATATAGCAAGTGGATCTTGTTTATTCACTGATAGAATAAACTATGATAAAAGCAAACATGAAGTAGATAAATTATTATCATTTATGGGAAAGGTTCCGGAAAATTCAAGAGAAAAATATCCAATAGAGTTGTATCCAAATAAAAAAGATATTGATGTAGTTGATAAGATTTGGAATGAAAATAATTTTAATGATCAAGAGATTATAGCAGTAGCTCCCGGAAGTAAGTGGTTTACAAAAAAGTGGCCTTTAGAATATTTTAACGAAGTAATTGATTTACTAGTAGAAAATGGTAAGAAAGTTATTGTTATTGGTGGTAAAGATGAGTTGTATTTAAATGTAAATATTCAACAAGATGTTTTAGATTTAAGAGGAAAAACAACATTGTTAGAATTAGCAGAGGTTTTAAAAAGAGTTAAAGTAGTTTTAACAAATGATTCATCACCAATACATATAGCGTCTGCTTTTAAGAAAACCTCAATTCTTGCAATTTTTGGTCCGACTGTGAAAGAGTTTGGATTTTTTCCATGGAGTGAAAATAGTGAAGTTTTAGAAATTGAAAATCTTTCTTGTAGACCATGCGCAATACATGGAGGAGATAAGTGCCCAAAGGGTCATTTTAAATGCATGTTAGATATAAAGCCAAAACAAGTCTATGAAAAAATTCTACAAATTTTGAAGAGGGTGTAA
- a CDS encoding glycosyltransferase family 9 protein yields MRVLIIRLSSIGDVILTTPVLKELKKKYPDIIIDFLVMENFRDAISGCPYIDNLILFNKKKHDGLKNMITFGKKLKLNNYDYVFDLHAKVRSKVISNTIGSKTYTYKKRSLLKSILVKTKAIKYKVDDTIIKNYFGAFKVLGLEYNGEDLTFSFEKKDLEKLETLCIEYDNVPMIAPGASKETKKWTKEGFAQLSKLLYNKYGKKPIIIGSSNEYEMCEEIKNLADGFAINLAGKLTLKESGALLSKARFLVTNDSGPFHIARGVKCPTFVIFGPTSPGMFEYDEKNVLIYLNEPCSPCSLHGDKVCPQKHFNCMKKLNAGMVMEVIEKNGR; encoded by the coding sequence TTGAGAGTTTTAATAATAAGACTTAGTTCTATAGGAGATGTAATATTGACTACTCCTGTTTTAAAAGAATTGAAAAAAAAGTATCCAGATATAATTATAGATTTTTTAGTTATGGAAAATTTTAGAGATGCAATATCAGGATGTCCTTATATAGATAATTTAATTTTATTTAACAAAAAAAAGCACGATGGTTTAAAAAATATGATAACATTTGGAAAAAAATTAAAATTAAATAATTATGATTATGTATTTGATTTGCATGCTAAAGTGAGATCAAAAGTTATAAGTAATACAATTGGAAGTAAAACATATACATATAAAAAAAGAAGTTTATTAAAAAGTATTTTAGTTAAAACTAAGGCAATAAAATATAAAGTGGATGATACAATTATTAAAAATTATTTTGGTGCTTTTAAAGTTTTGGGATTAGAGTATAATGGTGAAGATTTAACTTTTAGTTTTGAAAAAAAAGATTTAGAAAAATTAGAAACACTTTGTATAGAATATGACAATGTTCCGATGATAGCCCCAGGAGCTTCAAAGGAAACTAAAAAATGGACTAAAGAAGGATTTGCACAATTGTCAAAACTACTTTATAATAAATATGGGAAGAAACCAATTATAATAGGGTCAAGTAATGAATATGAAATGTGTGAGGAGATTAAAAATCTTGCAGATGGGTTTGCTATAAATTTAGCTGGAAAATTAACTTTAAAAGAGAGTGGAGCACTACTTTCTAAAGCTAGGTTTTTAGTTACAAATGATTCTGGACCATTTCATATAGCAAGAGGGGTAAAATGCCCAACTTTTGTTATATTTGGTCCAACTAGCCCAGGTATGTTTGAATATGATGAAAAAAATGTATTAATTTATTTAAATGAACCTTGTTCGCCTTGTAGTTTACATGGAGATAAAGTATGCCCACAGAAACATTTTAATTGTATGAAAAAATTAAATGCAGGAATGGTAATGGAAGTAATAGAAAAAAATGGGAGGTAA
- a CDS encoding glycosyltransferase family 2 protein has product MKISVAMITFNEEKILRKTLESVKGLADEIVIVDSGSTDTTKDIAEEFDAKFYIESWKGYGPQRNLAIEKCENEWILNIDADEEISEELKKKIIEITSDINNKKEIFKINRLSVCFGKEIKHGGWGTSYAIRLFKKGSGKFNDNIVHEEFKANKEIFKIKENIYHHSYLTMEDYFNRFNRYTTEGAKDYYKKNKKVSILDIVVNPIYKFLKMYIFRLGFLDGIEGFVIASTSSMYSMIKYFKLREMYKNGSYLQKNNNSKNG; this is encoded by the coding sequence CAGTTAAAGGATTGGCGGATGAAATAGTTATTGTAGATAGTGGATCAACAGATACTACAAAAGACATAGCCGAAGAATTTGATGCAAAATTTTATATAGAATCTTGGAAAGGTTATGGACCCCAAAGAAATTTAGCTATAGAGAAATGTGAAAATGAATGGATTTTAAATATAGATGCCGATGAAGAGATATCAGAAGAGTTGAAAAAAAAGATAATAGAAATAACATCAGATATTAATAATAAAAAAGAGATTTTTAAGATAAATAGATTATCAGTTTGTTTTGGAAAAGAAATAAAGCATGGAGGATGGGGAACATCTTATGCAATAAGATTATTTAAAAAAGGTTCTGGTAAATTTAATGATAATATAGTTCATGAAGAGTTTAAAGCAAATAAAGAGATTTTTAAAATAAAAGAAAATATATATCATCATTCATATTTAACTATGGAAGATTATTTCAATAGATTTAATAGATATACAACAGAAGGTGCAAAGGATTATTATAAAAAAAATAAAAAAGTAAGTATATTAGATATAGTAGTAAATCCAATATACAAATTTTTGAAAATGTATATCTTTAGATTAGGTTTTTTAGATGGCATTGAAGGATTTGTCATAGCATCAACAAGTTCGATGTATTCTATGATAAAATATTTTAAACTAAGGGAGATGTATAAGAATGGCTCATACTTACAAAAGAATAATAATAGCAAGAACGGATAA